One genomic segment of Roseovarius carneus includes these proteins:
- a CDS encoding MATE family efflux transporter, translated as MSLTASVGLMGIFFVDFLDMVFIAMLGKAELAAAVGYAAAILFFTTSFGIGMAISAGALVSRALGAGDEEVARERATNALIYGVLSGAVFAALVWSQLEWLVALMGATGETAVLAVHYLAIIVPFLPFLIVGMVGGAILRAHGDARRAMYATLYGGGVNAVLDPILIFGLGLDLTGAALASVAARVVMAATSLLPILKHYGGFKRPTWRSLARDFPPVLAIAGPAILTQLATPVGQAYVTRAMAEFGELAVAGMAIVGRLTPLAFGVIFALSGAVGPIIGQNHGAGNAERVRGAFRAGLIFTALVVVAVSALLFGLRRPIADLFGAYGITRELVYLFCGPLALLFFFNGMLFVSNAAFNNLGRPLYSTGVNWARHTLGTIPLVMIGAALFGAPGVLIGQALGGMIFGLLALVLAGRVMAQTNAGGPQPEAPFQLQARLLSLLHLRR; from the coding sequence ATGTCCCTTACCGCCTCGGTGGGCCTCATGGGGATATTCTTTGTCGATTTCCTCGATATGGTTTTCATCGCGATGCTGGGCAAGGCCGAGCTGGCCGCCGCCGTGGGCTACGCCGCCGCGATCCTTTTCTTCACCACCTCCTTCGGCATCGGCATGGCGATCTCGGCAGGTGCTTTGGTGTCGCGCGCCCTCGGCGCAGGCGATGAAGAGGTGGCGCGGGAACGCGCGACCAATGCGCTTATCTACGGTGTGCTTTCCGGCGCGGTGTTCGCCGCGCTCGTCTGGAGCCAGCTTGAATGGCTCGTGGCCCTCATGGGGGCCACAGGCGAGACGGCTGTCTTGGCGGTGCATTACCTCGCGATCATCGTGCCGTTCTTGCCGTTTTTGATCGTCGGCATGGTTGGCGGTGCGATCTTGCGCGCCCATGGCGATGCGCGCCGTGCGATGTACGCCACACTCTACGGGGGCGGCGTCAATGCGGTGCTCGACCCGATACTCATTTTCGGGCTGGGTCTTGATCTCACCGGTGCGGCGCTCGCGTCAGTGGCGGCGCGGGTGGTCATGGCGGCCACGTCGCTCTTGCCCATTCTCAAGCATTATGGCGGCTTTAAGCGCCCCACATGGCGCAGCCTTGCGCGGGATTTCCCGCCGGTTCTGGCTATCGCCGGCCCCGCGATCCTCACGCAGCTCGCCACGCCCGTGGGGCAGGCTTACGTCACCCGCGCCATGGCCGAATTTGGTGAGCTTGCCGTGGCGGGGATGGCCATTGTCGGGCGTCTGACGCCGCTGGCTTTCGGGGTGATTTTTGCGCTCTCGGGGGCGGTGGGGCCGATCATTGGCCAGAACCACGGTGCGGGCAATGCCGAGCGGGTGCGCGGGGCGTTTCGCGCAGGGTTGATTTTCACGGCCCTTGTGGTGGTCGCGGTCTCCGCGCTCCTTTTTGGGCTGCGCAGACCGATTGCCGATCTCTTTGGTGCCTATGGCATCACGCGCGAGCTGGTTTATCTGTTCTGTGGCCCGCTCGCGCTTTTGTTTTTCTTCAACGGGATGCTTTTCGTGTCCAATGCGGCGTTCAACAATCTGGGCCGCCCGCTTTATTCCACCGGGGTGAACTGGGCGCGCCATACGCTGGGCACGATCCCTTTGGTTATGATCGGCGCGGCGCTTTTTGGCGCGCCGGGGGTGCTGATTGGTCAGGCGCTTGGCGGTATGATCTTCGGCCTCTTGGCTCTCGTTCTGGCGGGCAGGGTGATGGCGCAGACGAATGCGGGCGGCCCTCAGCCCGAGGCACCGTTCCAGCTTCAGGCGCGGCTACTCAGCTTGCTGCATCTGCGCCGATAA
- a CDS encoding gamma-glutamylcyclotransferase family protein, producing MDSAEHGWVFGYGSLVNRATHDYPDARPARLTGWRRAWRLTDLRPAPFLTAVRAPGHAIDGLLAPVAAEAWPALDLREAGYERVDAAAMITHGLPGAPRIAVYAVPEAAHRPPAPSHAVRLSYLDAVVQGYLAEFGEAGAQAFFETTDGWDTPILDDRAAPLYPRHCALSRHERAFVDAQLARLSAQMQQAE from the coding sequence ATGGACAGCGCGGAGCATGGATGGGTCTTTGGCTATGGCAGCCTCGTGAACCGGGCGACGCATGATTATCCAGATGCACGGCCCGCAAGGCTGACCGGGTGGCGGCGGGCCTGGCGGCTCACCGATCTGCGCCCGGCGCCGTTTCTCACGGCGGTGCGCGCACCGGGCCATGCAATCGACGGGCTGCTCGCGCCGGTGGCGGCGGAGGCGTGGCCCGCGCTTGATCTGCGCGAGGCGGGGTATGAGCGGGTGGACGCCGCCGCGATGATCACGCATGGCCTGCCCGGAGCGCCCCGCATCGCGGTCTATGCAGTGCCAGAGGCCGCCCATCGCCCACCTGCGCCGTCACATGCCGTGCGGCTCAGCTATCTTGATGCGGTTGTGCAGGGGTATCTTGCCGAGTTTGGCGAGGCGGGCGCGCAGGCGTTTTTCGAGACGACCGATGGCTGGGACACGCCCATTCTCGATGATCGCGCGGCACCACTTTATCCGCGCCATTGTGCGCTAAGCAGGCATGAGCGGGCCTTTGTCGATGCGCAGCTTGCGCGCTTATCGGCGCAGATGCAGCAAGCTGAGTAG
- a CDS encoding RrF2 family transcriptional regulator: MRITKRSNIAMRVLMFCAVHKGRRVTKGEVAARCNTSESHLAQIINQLSQLGYLATQRGRGGGLALGRAAEDILIGDVFRDLEGAAPLTECFADVDNTCPLISACRLRLAISDAAEAFFAHLDGITLDALVCGNDALFEMLGAPCCPEAA, from the coding sequence ATGAGGATCACCAAACGCAGCAATATCGCCATGCGCGTGCTGATGTTTTGCGCGGTCCATAAAGGGCGGCGTGTGACCAAGGGAGAGGTGGCTGCGCGCTGCAACACGTCTGAGAGCCATCTCGCGCAGATCATCAATCAGCTGTCGCAGCTGGGCTACCTTGCGACACAGCGCGGGCGCGGCGGGGGTCTGGCGCTTGGGCGCGCGGCCGAGGATATCCTGATCGGCGATGTGTTTCGCGACCTTGAAGGGGCCGCGCCGCTCACCGAATGTTTTGCCGATGTGGACAATACATGCCCCCTGATCAGCGCGTGCCGATTGCGGCTGGCCATTTCGGATGCGGCGGAGGCGTTCTTTGCGCATCTCGACGGGATCACGCTCGATGCGCTGGTCTGCGGAAATGACGCGCTGTTCGAGATGCTCGGCGCGCCCTGCTGTCCCGAGGCGGCCTGA